One segment of Capnocytophaga sp. oral taxon 878 DNA contains the following:
- a CDS encoding DUF6531 domain-containing protein, which produces MAETDHSFFDNFSDHLQSTLGQQAQGLSQLKIENAKMNSNKNLSGETKTVANVLDAVDAGVQAFGLVTGAVDGVVESALVTALSGLGLKGMACLPVAIQLSPVLGIDIHFVNIPPSPAPVPMPHPYMGILLRPKDFLSAAILSLIPPPPEAPDVEDPDNPTEAEQQALNLNKAVNLAHTLLTMKLGNLGASVLIGGLPRVVAGTPTINIPHVPMGAGFHAVAAGIQKNKGHAYMGSLNVLADGDPLSGGGAHLHMNCCDVGIPSPHTAGQVAKHKEVPTGIPVYLPTGVINPIPMSKQVLTNPVPIPLNPISFFSGKIKSSFGRLFKKAKKKLSDKLHGIVNKHIQSDKLKDRLHTAICTVTGHPVDVADGTFFTDEEDFFLSGVIPFSWQRIYYSQSDYRGPLGYGWHHSYDMAIVVDEHSLTFRMSDGRPIAFVLPTADHPVLNIAEQMEARCTAEGEYYIWNRKEDLYYYFTKEKYKQQQLLSRIVDNNDFSIDFFYNRSGHLEKIIDSCKRTLRIENDSKGHITKIIAPHPEYQSKPEDNALTVAIYEYDTEGNLIKETNAAGDSMHFEYDNHLLTKEVWRTGLTWHFVYDGNKTGARCVHTWGDKDLYNHRLTFLEGKTIVTNSLGHDTTYYHKGGLVYKQVDAEGGEQHWRYDANNQLIAYTDQLGSTYFYDYDERGNTLRATDPEGGNTQTEYPHPILPLGHLPTKFKDLNGGVWRWKYDKHGNVITRINPEGAITTMEYQEGLLKTITDPLGNTTSLKYDSEHNITEVSDNRGNRSYFEYDKWGRCTAITNPKGAKQERTFDALNRVIRVKDFDGNEIKLAYDPIDNLTYYRDNINEVSYSYKGMWKLGKRTDYRGTMKFDYNTEEQLTAIFNEKRERHYFELDKVGNVIEETNFAEKLRRYKRDLAGRVIEETLPSGKQRAYNYDKVGRVTKVEMVSGMRGSDEELSQFFEYYPSGKLARAVNINSELKFSYNNLGLLTKEYCNGEQITHSYNNLGQRISTESSKGANLQYEHDSFGQLSRMSVEQEGVQWESTHQYDSLGFELERHLPGKIRQTFKYDDIGRLIDQQTLTDYKIRHQRRYTWGVGNRLQQTNDSKFGTTHYNYDLVGHLQHATFGDHTQQWRKSDKTGNLFNTEDRQGIEYGKGNRLKKWHGWTFKYDDDGKLIEKYKGGGGWFSAKEECWQYKWDAFGMLKEVKRPDKQKVTFTYDALGRRLTKHFSRTTTHFLWSGNVPLHEWKETFEFNYSTGLYDLGTEHSPITWIFEAGSFVPCGKITNGKHYSIITDHLGTPIEAYNQEGALIWEREQDLYGNSRQGFAKENFRCPFKYQGQYYDPEIELCYNRFRYYHPETGRYISEDPIRFLSGEPNFFAYVSDTNAWVDVLGLGGSIYANTREMTDEEIARFFGDEKWHKTNAKSDYLGNFKKEMKGDTNADFHIDKDTNDIYLKTNQKKIWINTGDKLE; this is translated from the coding sequence ATGGCAGAGACAGACCACAGTTTTTTCGATAACTTCAGCGACCACTTGCAATCCACTCTTGGACAGCAGGCGCAGGGGCTTTCCCAGCTGAAGATAGAGAATGCCAAGATGAACTCCAATAAGAACCTTAGTGGAGAGACCAAGACTGTGGCAAATGTGTTGGACGCTGTGGATGCAGGTGTGCAGGCTTTTGGGCTGGTAACAGGAGCTGTGGACGGGGTGGTAGAATCTGCCTTGGTAACTGCCCTTAGCGGTTTAGGACTTAAAGGAATGGCATGTCTGCCTGTGGCAATACAGCTAAGCCCTGTGCTGGGTATAGACATCCACTTTGTCAATATTCCGCCATCACCCGCCCCTGTGCCGATGCCTCATCCCTATATGGGTATCCTCTTGCGTCCTAAGGACTTTCTCTCGGCGGCAATCTTGTCGCTTATTCCTCCCCCACCAGAAGCACCTGATGTTGAAGACCCTGACAACCCCACAGAGGCGGAGCAACAAGCCTTAAACCTCAATAAAGCAGTGAACTTAGCCCATACCCTGCTCACGATGAAGCTGGGCAATCTGGGGGCATCCGTGCTCATCGGAGGGCTACCGCGTGTGGTGGCAGGTACCCCAACGATAAATATCCCTCACGTTCCTATGGGAGCAGGCTTTCACGCTGTGGCAGCAGGCATTCAAAAGAACAAAGGACACGCCTATATGGGTAGCCTCAACGTGCTGGCAGATGGCGACCCGCTCTCGGGTGGCGGTGCACACTTGCATATGAACTGCTGTGATGTAGGCATCCCCTCTCCCCATACCGCTGGACAAGTAGCCAAACACAAGGAAGTACCTACAGGAATTCCTGTGTATTTGCCCACAGGAGTGATTAACCCCATACCAATGAGCAAACAGGTGCTTACCAACCCCGTGCCTATCCCTCTTAACCCTATCTCTTTTTTTAGTGGGAAGATAAAATCCTCTTTTGGGCGTTTGTTTAAGAAAGCAAAGAAAAAACTCTCAGATAAACTTCACGGGATAGTCAATAAGCATATCCAATCTGATAAACTCAAAGACAGACTACATACGGCTATCTGTACCGTTACAGGGCACCCTGTGGACGTGGCAGATGGCACTTTCTTTACTGATGAGGAAGACTTCTTCCTCTCAGGGGTAATTCCCTTCTCGTGGCAGCGTATCTATTACAGCCAAAGCGACTATCGCGGTCCTTTGGGCTATGGCTGGCATCACAGTTATGATATGGCTATCGTGGTAGACGAGCACAGCCTCACTTTTAGAATGAGTGATGGTCGCCCTATTGCCTTTGTGCTGCCCACTGCCGACCACCCTGTGCTTAATATCGCTGAGCAAATGGAAGCGCGTTGCACCGCTGAGGGAGAGTACTATATCTGGAACCGCAAAGAAGACCTATATTACTACTTTACCAAAGAAAAATACAAACAACAACAACTGCTAAGCCGTATTGTAGACAACAACGATTTTAGCATTGACTTCTTCTACAACCGCAGTGGGCATCTTGAAAAGATCATCGATAGCTGCAAGCGTACCCTGCGGATTGAAAACGATAGCAAGGGGCATATCACCAAAATTATCGCCCCTCACCCTGAGTACCAAAGCAAACCAGAAGATAATGCACTGACAGTCGCTATTTATGAGTACGATACTGAGGGCAACCTTATCAAAGAGACCAACGCTGCGGGCGATAGTATGCACTTTGAGTACGACAATCACCTGCTCACCAAAGAGGTATGGCGTACAGGGCTTACGTGGCACTTTGTTTATGATGGTAATAAGACGGGTGCGCGCTGCGTGCATACGTGGGGTGATAAAGACCTCTACAACCACCGCCTGACTTTCTTAGAGGGAAAAACCATCGTTACCAACAGCTTAGGACACGACACCACCTATTATCACAAAGGCGGGCTGGTATACAAGCAGGTAGATGCTGAGGGAGGCGAACAGCATTGGCGTTACGATGCCAACAATCAGCTCATCGCCTATACCGACCAATTAGGCAGTACCTACTTTTACGACTATGACGAGCGCGGCAATACGCTAAGGGCAACCGACCCCGAGGGTGGTAATACCCAAACCGAATACCCGCACCCAATACTGCCATTAGGGCACTTACCTACGAAGTTTAAAGACTTAAACGGAGGGGTATGGCGTTGGAAGTACGACAAGCACGGGAATGTCATTACCCGCATCAATCCCGAGGGGGCTATTACCACAATGGAATACCAAGAGGGACTTTTGAAGACCATCACCGATCCGCTGGGCAATACCACCTCCCTCAAATACGATAGCGAGCACAACATCACAGAGGTGAGCGACAACAGAGGCAACCGCAGTTATTTTGAGTATGATAAATGGGGGCGATGCACCGCTATTACCAACCCCAAAGGAGCGAAGCAAGAGCGAACCTTTGACGCGCTTAATAGGGTCATTCGGGTAAAGGACTTTGACGGCAATGAAATCAAACTCGCTTACGACCCTATTGACAACCTGACCTACTACCGCGACAATATCAACGAGGTAAGCTACAGCTACAAGGGGATGTGGAAGCTCGGCAAGCGTACCGACTACAGAGGTACGATGAAGTTCGACTACAACACTGAAGAACAGCTCACAGCTATCTTCAATGAAAAGAGAGAGCGGCATTACTTTGAACTTGACAAGGTAGGGAATGTTATTGAGGAAACGAACTTTGCTGAAAAGCTAAGACGCTACAAACGCGACCTTGCAGGTAGGGTTATTGAAGAAACGCTGCCCAGTGGCAAACAAAGAGCTTATAACTACGACAAAGTAGGGCGTGTAACCAAAGTGGAGATGGTCTCAGGGATGCGCGGCAGCGATGAGGAGCTATCGCAGTTCTTTGAGTACTACCCCTCAGGAAAACTCGCCCGTGCAGTGAATATCAACAGTGAGCTTAAATTCTCTTACAACAACTTAGGACTGCTCACCAAGGAATACTGCAATGGGGAGCAAATCACCCATAGTTATAACAACTTAGGGCAGCGCATCAGCACTGAGAGTAGCAAGGGAGCGAACTTGCAATACGAGCACGACAGCTTTGGACAGCTCAGCAGGATGAGCGTAGAGCAAGAGGGCGTGCAATGGGAGAGTACCCACCAGTACGACAGCTTAGGTTTTGAGTTGGAACGCCACCTGCCAGGGAAGATACGACAGACCTTTAAGTATGATGATATAGGCAGGCTTATAGACCAACAGACACTCACCGACTACAAGATACGCCACCAACGGCGTTATACTTGGGGCGTGGGCAATCGCCTGCAACAAACTAACGACAGTAAGTTTGGAACTACCCATTACAACTACGACCTTGTGGGACACCTTCAGCACGCTACCTTTGGCGACCACACCCAGCAATGGCGCAAGAGCGATAAGACAGGCAACCTCTTCAATACAGAAGACAGGCAAGGAATAGAATACGGGAAAGGCAATCGCTTAAAGAAATGGCACGGCTGGACGTTTAAATACGATGACGATGGCAAACTTATAGAGAAGTACAAAGGTGGCGGGGGTTGGTTTAGTGCTAAGGAGGAGTGTTGGCAGTACAAGTGGGATGCTTTTGGAATGCTCAAGGAGGTAAAACGCCCTGACAAGCAAAAAGTAACCTTTACCTACGATGCTCTTGGCAGACGCCTTACCAAGCATTTTAGCCGCACCACCACCCACTTTTTGTGGAGTGGCAATGTGCCCTTGCACGAATGGAAAGAAACCTTTGAGTTCAATTATAGCACGGGCTTATATGATTTAGGTACTGAGCACAGTCCCATCACTTGGATTTTTGAAGCAGGCTCTTTTGTGCCTTGTGGAAAAATCACCAACGGCAAACATTACTCCATCATCACCGACCACTTAGGTACCCCCATAGAAGCCTACAACCAAGAAGGCGCGCTAATATGGGAACGCGAACAAGACCTCTATGGCAACTCCCGACAAGGTTTTGCAAAAGAAAACTTCAGGTGTCCATTCAAGTACCAAGGACAATATTACGATCCTGAGATAGAACTTTGCTACAATAGGTTTAGGTATTATCACCCTGAAACGGGTAGGTATATAAGTGAAGACCCGATAAGATTCTTATCTGGGGAGCCTAACTTTTTCGCGTATGTAAGTGATACCAATGCGTGGGTGGATGTGCTGGGATTGGGGGGGAGTATTTATGCAAACACTAGAGAAATGACTGATGAAGAAATAGCTCGTTTTTTTGGTGATGAAAAATGGCACAAAACTAATGCAAAATCAGATTATTTAGGAAATTTTAAGAAAGAAATGAAAGGAGATACTAATGCAGATTTTCACATAGATAAAGATACAAATGATATTTACTTAAAGACTAATCAAAAAAAAATATGGATAAACACAGGAGATAAATTAGAATAA
- a CDS encoding immunity 17 family protein produces the protein MENLTPKFFENPATIFLIAAIVLIIFVIGIILDKDWAVFIIRKSGFTFYIASLGRNAVRLYQGIGFTIGAIAALFLFAYYSGYFNK, from the coding sequence ATGGAAAATCTAACACCAAAATTTTTTGAAAATCCAGCTACTATTTTCCTTATTGCAGCGATTGTACTTATTATCTTTGTAATAGGTATTATCTTAGATAAGGATTGGGCAGTTTTTATTATAAGAAAATCAGGATTTACCTTTTACATTGCCTCGTTAGGTAGAAATGCCGTGCGCCTCTATCAAGGGATTGGTTTTACCATAGGTGCTATTGCAGCTTTATTTCTATTTGCTTATTATTCAGGATATTTTAACAAATAA